One stretch of Meriones unguiculatus strain TT.TT164.6M chromosome 7, Bangor_MerUng_6.1, whole genome shotgun sequence DNA includes these proteins:
- the Otub2 gene encoding ubiquitin thioesterase OTUB2 isoform X1 translates to MSETSFNLISEKCDILSILRDHPENRIYQRKIQELSKRFTSIRKTKGDGNCFYRALGYAYLESLLGKSREIVKFKERVLQTPNDLLAAGFEEHKFRNFFNAFYSVVELVEKDSSVSSLLKVFNDQSSSDRIVQFLRLLTSAFIRNRADFFRHFIDEEMDIKDFCTHEVEPMAMECDHVQITALSQALNIALQVEYVDEMDTALNHHVFPEAAIPSVYLLYKTSHYNILYAAEKH, encoded by the exons AGTGAAACATCTTTCAACCTAATATCAGAAAAATGTGACATCCTATCCATTCTTCGGGATCATCCTGAAAACAGGATTTACCAGAGGAAAATCCAG GAACTCAGCAAAAGATTCACCTCGATCCGAAAGACCAAAGGAGATGGGAACTGCTTCTACAGGGCCTTGGGCTATGCCTACCTGGAGTCTTTGCTGGGCAAGAGCAGAGAGATCGTCAA GTTCAAAGAGCGTGTGCTACAGACCCCAAATGACCTCCTGGCTGCCGGCTTTGAGGAACACAAGTTCAGAAACTTCTTTAACGCT TTTTACAGTGTGGTAGAGCTTGTAGAGAaggacagctcagtatccagccTGCTGAAGGTATTCAATGACCAGAGCTCCTCGGACCGAATCGTGCAGTTCTTGCGCCTGCTCACGTCAGCCTTCATCAGGAACCGAGCTGACTTCTTCCGACATTTCATTGATGAGGAGATGGACATCAAAGACTTCTGCACTCAT GAAGTGGAGCCCATGGCCATGGAGTGTGACCACGTCCAGATCACAGCCCTGTCGCAGGCACTGAACATTGCTCTGCAGGTGGAGTACGTGGATGAGATGGACACTGCTCTGAACCACCACGTGTTCCCTGAGGCTGCCATCCCTTCCGTTTATCTGCTCTATAAAACATCCCACTACAACATCCTTTATGCAGCTGAAAAACACTGA